Proteins encoded in a region of the Benincasa hispida cultivar B227 chromosome 2, ASM972705v1, whole genome shotgun sequence genome:
- the LOC120071221 gene encoding probable receptor-like protein kinase At5g61350: MANGCPFLLRSTSSSITFPSSSSLSLLLLLLSLSAALSAAKNPSLFPPFSPRDAYLIDCGSPSQTRLDDGRIFKSDRESTSLLSTEEDIQTSVDSIPSNAAVSPLSSWSLPLFQSARIFPGDSTYTFFISQPGRHWIRLYFYPLPHPNYNLSDSAFTVTTDTFVLLHDFSIKPNPKIVFKEYLINITTDRFSLRFKPKKNSFAFVNAIEIVSAPDPLLSDSANSVSPVGFFNGLSSIALQICYRINVGGPELVPKNDTLSRTWETDDAYNKFPQGSKNVSVALDSIRYPGNEMTPLIAPNWVYATAEDLQDPKTTQVNFNMSWSFNVEPSYSYLIRLHFCDIVSKVLNNLYFNVYINGLMGIADLDLSQLTGDLSTPYYRDLVLNASDIKNNTIMIQVGPSNLDSGLQDAILNGVEIMKMSNDAQSLDGLFSVDGTYMGGSRFGTMKIVAAVGLGMGAISIVFVVIIFLRWQKRPNGWDKRNSFSSWLLPLNTSNHTASFFSSKSSSRRSSTVFSSRRSKAAFSAIYSNVGLGRFFSLNELQAATQNFEEKAVIGVGGFGKVYVGALEDGTKVAIKRGNPSSDQGINEFRTEIEMLSKLRHRHLVSLIGYCDEQSEMILVYEYMANGPFRDHLYGSNLPPLSWKQRLEICIGAARGLHYLHTGAAQGIIHRDVKTTNILLDENFVAKVADFGLSKAAPSLEQTHVSTAVKGSFGYLDPEYFRRQQLTEKSDVYSFGVVLFEVLCARQVINPTLPREQVNLAEWAMQNYRKGKLEKIIDPQISSSIVEGSLKKFVEAAEKCLAEYGVDRPSMGDVLWNLEYALQLQEAVSELEDPDEDKCEGLVALDTPNDNEPKGGTSASVSDDTSEVSVSAPLFSEVQNFQGR; encoded by the exons ATGGCTAATGGGTGTC CTTTTCTCCTAAGATCAACATCTTCATCCATCACCTTCCCATCTTCATCCTCCCTCtccctcctcctcctcctcctctccCTCTCCGCCGCTCTCTCCGCCGCCAAAAACCCCTCATTATTCCCTCCCTTCTCCCCTCGCGACGCTTATTTAATCGACTGCGGCTCCCCGTCCCAAACCCGTCTCGACGACGGCCGGATTTTCAAATCCGATCGCGAATCCACTTCTCTCCTTTCCACCGAAGAAGACATTCAAACCTCCGTCGATTCCATTCCCTCAAACGCCGCCGTTTCTCCTCTCTCTTCTTGGTCATTGCCTTTATTTCAATCCGCCAGAATTTTCCCAGGCGATTCCACCTACACTTTCTTCATTTCTCAACCCGGCCGCCATTGGATCCGCCTCTACTTTTACCCTCTTCCTCACCCTAATTACAATCTCTCCGATTCCGCTTTCACCGTCACCACCGATACCTTTGTTCTCCTCCATGATTTCTCAATCAAACCCAATCCCAAAATCGTATTCAAAGAATACCTAATCAACATTACAACCGATCGATTCTCCCTCCGATTCAAACCCAAGAAGAATTCCTTCGCCTTCGTAAACGCCATTGAAATCGTCTCCGCCCCAGATCCTCTGTTATCCGATTCCGCCAACTCTGTTTCTCCGGTGGGATTTTTCAACGGATTGTCGAGTATTGCTCTGCAAATTTGCTACCGGATAAATGTGGGAGGCCCTGAACTTGTTCCTAAAAACGATACACTGTCAAGAACATGGGAAACGGATGATGCTTACAACAAATTTCCACAGGGTTCTAAGAATGTTTCTGTGGCTTTGGACTCCATTAGATACCCTGGAAATGAAATGACACCATTGATTGCTCCGAATTGGGTTTATGCAACTGCAGAGGATCTGCAAGATCCTAAAACGACGCAAGTAAATTTCAACATGAGTTGGAGTTTCAATGTGGAACCGAGTTACTCGTATTTGATCAGACTCCATTTCTGTGATATTGTGAGCAAAGTTCTTAATAATTTGTACTTCAATGTCTACATCAATGGGTTGATGGGTATTGCAGATCTTGATCTCTCTCAGCTCACTGGTGATCTTTCCACTCCTTACTATAGAGACCTTGTTCTCAATGCCTCTGACATCAAGAACAACACCATCATGATTCAG GTTGGTCCATCAAATTTGGATTCAGGGCTTCAAGATGCAATCCTGAATGGAGTGGAAATCATGAAGATGAGTAATGATGCACAAAGCTTGGATGGTCTGTTTTCAGTGGATGGGACATACATGGGAGGTTCAAGATTTGGCACAATGAAGATTGTTGCTGCTGTGGGTCTTGGAATGGGAGCCATTTCCATTGTATTTGTTGTCATAATATTCTTGAGATGGCAGAAAAGGCCTAATGGATGGGACAAGAGAAACAGTTTCTCATCATGGCTTCTTcctttgaatacttcaaatcacACTGCCAGTTTCTTCTCTTCAAAAAGCAGCTCCAGAAGATCATCCACCGTTTTTAGCTCCCGAAGGAGCAAGGCTGCCTTCTCTGCCATTTACTCCAATGTCGGTCTCGGCCGTTTCTTCTCCCTCAATGAGTTACAG GCTGCTACGCAGAATTTCGAGGAGAAAGCAGTGATCGGCGTCGGTGGATTCGGCAAAGTCTACGTCGGAGCGTTAGAAGATGGAACCAAAGTGGCGATTaaacgtggaaaccctagttcTGATCAAGGCATTAACGAGTTCAGAACTGAGATCGAAATGCTCTCTAAACTCCGCCATCGCCATCTCGTTTCTCTAATCGGTTACTGCGACGAGCAATCCGAGATGATTCTGGTTTACGAATACATGGCCAATGGCCCATTTCGAGACCATTTGTATGGCTCTAATCTCCCTCCTTTGTCCTGGAAACAGAGGCTCGAAATCTGCATCGGCGCTGCCCGTGGCCTTCACTATCTCCACACTGGTGCGGCTCAGGGCATAATCCATCGTGATGTCAAGACCACTAACATTCTTCTTGATGAAAATTTTGTCGCCAAAGTTGCTGATTTTGGGCTTTCTAAAGCTGCCCCATCCTTGGAACAGACCCATGTGAGCACTGCAGTCAAAGGAAGTTTTGGTTATCTTGATCCTGAGTACTTTAGACGACAACAACTCACTGAGAAATCCGATGTTTACTCATTTGGGGTTGTTCTTTTTGAGGTTCTATGTGCAAGACAAGTCATTAATCCCACATTGCCGCGTGAGCAG GTAAATTTGGCAGAGTGGGCAATGCAGAATTACAGAAAAGGAAAGCTAGAGAAGATAATTGATCCTCAAATTAGCAGCTCAATTGTAGAGGGGTCACTGAAGAAATTTGTAGAAGCAGCAGAGAAATGCTTGGCTGAATATGGGGTTGATAGGCCAAGCATGGGAGATGTTCTATGGAATTTAGAATACGCTTTGCAGCTACAAGAGGCAGTGTCAGAACTCGAGGACCCTGACGAAGACAAATGTGAAGGCCTTGTGGCTTTGGACACACCAAATGACAATGAACCAAAAGGAGGTACAAGTGCTTCTGTAAGTGATGATACTTCTGAAGTTTCAGTTAGTGCTCCTTTGTTTTCAGaagttcaaaattttcaagGAAGATGA
- the LOC120070862 gene encoding LON peptidase N-terminal domain and RING finger protein 1 has protein sequence MAMPEPSSSLPMDSLGDIDDYIWANEGEGSFPWDMFSHVFEFVQNGNRAFKDNHFEEAIKYYSRANNIKPGDPVILNNRSAAYIRISQFLKDRPPAASEYRPLNGLDPTVHAELALKDAEKLMDLCGKSVKPYILKANALILLEKYDMAKDIILSGLQIDPLSNPLQASLQRLERIAASMMGRGRHGLPDRSDDFDCTLCLKLLYEPITTPCGHSFCRSCLFQSMDRGNKCPLCRTVLFISSRTCAISVTLSNIIQKNFPEEYAERKLEHDGLTNAGVDLMPLFVMDVVIPCQKFPLHIFEPRYRLMVRRVMEGNHRMGMVIVDSTTGSIADFACEVEITECEPLADGRFYLEIESRRRFRIIRSWDQDGYRVAEIEWVNDIIPPEGTTEREELQEMTNNAAEYAQSWLRRAKEASRRDPIKHDRLFNVEAMMPSSRDPERFSFWLATLSNRRPLERLELLRLTDTRERIRRGLVYLKAEEQSCQMQ, from the exons GCGAATGAAGGAGAGGGTTCATTTCCATGGGACATGTTCAGTCATGTTTTTGAATTCGTACAAAATGGGAATCGAGCATTTAAAGATAATCACTTTGAAGAG GCAATCAAATATTACTCGAGAGCTAATAACATCAAACCAGGAGATCCAGTTATTCTCAACAATAGAAGTGCTGCGTATATcag GATTAGTCAATTCCTGAAAGACAGACCACCAGCTGCTTCCGAATATCGACCATTGAATGGGTTGGATCCTACAGTACACGCTGAG CTTGCACTAAAAGATGCTGAGAAGCTGATGGACCTATGCGGTAAATCAGTGAAACCATATATTCTGAAGGCTAATGCTCTCATTCTC CTAGAAAAATATGACATGGCAAAGGATATTATTCTTTCTGGCCTTCAAATTGACCCTCTAAG CAATCCTCTTCAGGCTTCTCTTCAGAGATTGGAGAGAATAGCTGCTAGTATGATGGGAAGGGGACGCCATGGGCTACCAGATCGCAGTGATGACTTTGATTGCACCCTTTGTCTTAAGCTTCTTTATGAACCCATCACAACTCCTTGTGGGCATTCTTTCTGCCGTTCTTGCTTATTTCAGTCGATGGATCGTG GTAATAAATGTCCGTTGTGCAGAACAGTTCTTTTTATCAGTTCAAGAACATGTGCAATCAG TGTTACACTGAGCAACATTATACAGAAGAATTTTCCAGAGGAATATGCTGAAAGGAAGTTAGAACATGATGGTTTGACAAACGCTGGTGTTGATTTAATGCCTCTTTTTGTCATGGATGTTGTTATCCCATGTCAGAAATTTCCACTTCACATATTTGAACCGCGCTACAGACTTATG GTCAGAAGAGTAATGGAAGGCAATCATCGTATGGGAATG GTTATTGTGGATTCTACAACTGGTTCTATTGCTGATTTTGCATGTGAAGTGGAAATTACGGA GTGTGAGCCACTTGCGGACGGACGTTTTTATCTAGAG ATTGAAAGTCGTCGAAGATTTCGCATTATTCGATCTTGGGACCAAGATGG GTATCGAGTGGCAGAGATTGAATGGGTCAATGACATAATTCCCCCAGAAGGGACAACAGAGCGAGAAGAA CTGCAGGAAATGACAAATAACGCAGCAGAGTATGCTCAATCATGGCTAAGGAGGGCAAAAGAAGCATCTAGACGAG ATCCGATAAAACATGATCGACTTTTTAATGTGGAAGCAATGATGCCATCATCACGAGATCCTGAACGGTTTAGCTTCTGG CTTGCTACCCTTTCAAATCGGAGGCCCCTGGAAAGATTGGAACTTCTACGACTGACAGATACAAGAGAG AGGATAAGGCGTGGACTTGTATATCTCAAAGCAGAAGAACAGAGCTGTCAGATGCAGTGA